From a region of the Paenibacillus sp. R14(2021) genome:
- a CDS encoding MarR family winged helix-turn-helix transcriptional regulator — MEKWDLIDQSILPVNVFLTLYKTNHHLVQQLEEQLGKFGLTLGRWCVLVALHASGRAMVPSELSDDLAVTRANISNLLNVLEQAGRIRRDFDPANRRRILVRLTPEGQELIHQVWPVYEQTVADNLGNKLTPEEQEQLKLLLNKLF, encoded by the coding sequence TTGGAGAAATGGGATCTAATCGATCAATCGATTTTGCCGGTCAATGTATTTCTGACCCTTTATAAAACGAACCATCATCTCGTCCAGCAGCTGGAGGAGCAGCTTGGAAAGTTCGGGCTGACGTTAGGGCGATGGTGCGTGCTTGTGGCGCTCCATGCAAGCGGACGGGCAATGGTTCCTTCCGAGCTGAGCGACGATCTTGCGGTGACGAGGGCGAACATCAGCAATTTATTGAACGTCCTGGAGCAAGCGGGCCGCATCCGCAGAGATTTCGATCCTGCCAACAGGCGAAGAATTCTGGTCCGTTTAACGCCGGAGGGTCAGGAGCTCATCCATCAGGTATGGCCTGTCTACGAGCAGACGGTTGCCGACAACCTGGGGAACAAGCTGACGCCGGAGGAGCAGGAGCAGCTCAAGCTGCTGCTGAACAAATTGTTCTAG
- the sigJ gene encoding RNA polymerase sigma factor SigJ, which translates to MQELYTQYKPLLFKLAYQLTGSVTDAEDAVQDVFLKVFDVPPEKLTQPKAYLCKMVTNRCRDLHKAARKKREHYFGEWLPEPFLTEEGDEMEEVVRDDLLSYAMLVLLERLTPTERTVFVLREALGFEFQEIAELSGKSDANCRKLLSRARAKMGIEPEEPIRPEAGNQEWVNGFMTALKQGDMNRILALLDQNVVLISDGGGKVSATVNPIYTRERVMRFLSGLIRKAGINGGSMGIDVVDINGQRAIVLRSAEGIHTVVMLRVEADVATRLYFVRNPDKLMHVGA; encoded by the coding sequence ATGCAGGAGTTGTACACGCAATATAAGCCGCTGCTGTTTAAGCTCGCGTACCAGCTGACCGGATCGGTGACCGATGCGGAGGATGCCGTGCAGGATGTTTTTCTCAAAGTATTCGACGTCCCGCCGGAGAAGCTGACGCAGCCAAAAGCTTATCTATGCAAAATGGTCACGAATCGCTGCCGCGATTTGCACAAAGCGGCACGTAAGAAGCGGGAGCATTATTTCGGTGAATGGCTGCCGGAGCCCTTCCTGACCGAGGAAGGAGACGAGATGGAAGAGGTCGTTCGCGACGATCTGTTGTCGTATGCGATGCTGGTGCTGCTTGAACGGCTGACGCCGACAGAGCGAACTGTCTTCGTCCTCCGCGAGGCACTGGGCTTCGAATTTCAAGAAATCGCCGAGCTGAGCGGGAAGAGCGACGCGAACTGCCGTAAGCTGCTCAGCCGAGCGCGCGCCAAGATGGGGATCGAACCCGAGGAACCTATTCGTCCGGAAGCGGGTAATCAGGAGTGGGTGAATGGCTTCATGACCGCGCTCAAACAGGGCGACATGAATCGCATCTTAGCGCTGCTGGATCAGAATGTGGTGCTGATCTCCGACGGGGGAGGCAAGGTGTCCGCGACGGTTAATCCGATCTACACCCGGGAACGCGTGATGCGTTTCTTGTCCGGTCTGATCCGTAAAGCTGGCATAAACGGCGGGAGCATGGGAATCGACGTCGTTGACATCAACGGACAGCGGGCGATCGTCCTGCGTTCGGCCGAAGGCATTCATACGGTGGTGATGCTGCGTGTCGAGGCGGATGTCGCTACGCGGCTCTACTTCGTCCGCAACCCCGACAAGCTGATGCACGTGGGAGCATAA
- a CDS encoding biotin/lipoate A/B protein ligase family protein produces MWRFIHTGSRSPAENMAIDEAILTAHQEGLVPPTVRFYGWNPGTLSIGYFQQADKEIDFEALRGYGLGFVRRATGGRAVLHDQELTYSIVVSEHYPGIPASVAEAYRVLSMGLLFGFRKLGLAAKMTGLDEEAPPQAESSLQRAALSAACFDAPSKYELVVEGRKIAGSAQMRAKGVILQHGSILLELDTDKLFAVLRFADPEAKARMQRVFGRKAAAINACLRQKGGQPATMEMLENAFRAGFEEGLGAELAASELTAYELALAERLAREKYAADSWNLRR; encoded by the coding sequence ATGTGGAGGTTCATCCATACGGGAAGCCGCTCTCCAGCAGAGAATATGGCTATCGACGAAGCGATCCTTACCGCCCATCAAGAGGGACTTGTTCCGCCGACGGTCCGATTCTACGGCTGGAACCCGGGGACGTTATCGATTGGGTATTTCCAGCAGGCGGACAAGGAAATCGATTTCGAAGCCTTGCGCGGATACGGACTTGGCTTCGTGCGGCGGGCTACCGGCGGACGCGCCGTCCTGCACGATCAGGAGTTGACGTACAGCATCGTCGTCTCCGAGCACTACCCGGGCATCCCGGCAAGCGTTGCGGAAGCCTACCGCGTACTGAGCATGGGGCTGCTGTTCGGCTTCCGCAAGCTGGGACTCGCTGCGAAGATGACGGGCTTGGATGAGGAAGCACCACCCCAAGCGGAGAGCTCTTTGCAGCGAGCGGCGCTGTCCGCGGCCTGCTTTGACGCGCCGTCCAAATACGAGCTTGTCGTCGAAGGCCGCAAAATCGCCGGAAGCGCGCAAATGCGCGCTAAAGGCGTGATTCTGCAGCATGGCTCTATTCTATTGGAGCTCGATACGGATAAGCTGTTCGCGGTTCTTCGGTTCGCCGATCCGGAGGCAAAGGCGCGTATGCAGCGAGTCTTCGGCCGCAAGGCGGCGGCGATCAACGCCTGCCTCCGGCAGAAGGGCGGGCAGCCCGCAACGATGGAGATGCTTGAGAACGCGTTCCGCGCGGGCTTCGAGGAAGGGCTCGGCGCCGAGCTTGCCGCAAGCGAGCTCACCGCGTACGAGCTCGCGCTGGCAGAACGTCTCGCGAGGGAGAAATATGCCGCCGACAGCTGGAATTTGCGCAGATAG
- the sdaAA gene encoding L-serine ammonia-lyase, iron-sulfur-dependent, subunit alpha, whose product MRFRTLKELSAVCEKESLTLGELMLAEQAKETGGSPELIFRQMASYYKVMKDAVRKGLEEGVSSRSGLVGGDGRKMNAYTALGESSVGDWSGKAMAYALAVSEINASMGRIVATPTAGSCGIIPGVFVSSQERFGWEDERLVHGLFAAGAIGYVIANNSFISGAEGGCQAEVGSAIGMAAGALVELRGGSPEQAVHAVGLALKNTLGLICDPVAGLVEVPCIVRNGLGAVNALAAADMALAGVRSVIPADEVIGVMLEVGSRMPGEHRETALGGLAQTPTGRKLTEQMKAARPPSL is encoded by the coding sequence ATGCGTTTTCGTACGCTGAAGGAATTATCGGCAGTTTGCGAGAAGGAATCGCTGACGCTCGGCGAGCTTATGCTGGCCGAGCAGGCGAAAGAGACGGGCGGTTCGCCAGAGCTTATCTTTCGGCAGATGGCGAGCTATTACAAGGTCATGAAGGATGCCGTCCGCAAAGGACTCGAGGAAGGCGTCTCGTCGCGAAGCGGGCTCGTTGGCGGGGACGGCCGCAAGATGAACGCGTATACTGCGCTTGGTGAATCATCCGTTGGGGATTGGTCAGGCAAGGCGATGGCGTATGCGCTCGCGGTATCGGAGATCAATGCCTCGATGGGACGCATCGTAGCTACGCCGACTGCCGGCTCCTGCGGTATTATACCGGGGGTATTCGTCAGCTCGCAGGAACGGTTCGGCTGGGAGGACGAGCGGCTTGTGCACGGGTTGTTCGCCGCTGGCGCCATTGGTTACGTCATCGCGAACAATTCGTTCATCTCCGGCGCGGAGGGCGGCTGCCAGGCGGAGGTCGGCTCTGCGATCGGCATGGCGGCAGGGGCGCTGGTCGAGCTTCGCGGCGGCAGTCCCGAGCAGGCGGTCCATGCGGTAGGTCTTGCGCTCAAGAACACGCTGGGCCTGATTTGCGATCCCGTCGCAGGTCTTGTCGAGGTTCCCTGCATCGTCCGCAACGGCTTAGGCGCTGTTAACGCGCTGGCTGCGGCGGATATGGCGCTTGCCGGCGTCCGCAGCGTCATTCCGGCGGACGAAGTGATCGGCGTGATGCTGGAGGTTGGCTCCCGAATGCCGGGCGAGCATCGCGAGACCGCGCTCGGCGGCTTGGCACAGACGCCGACCGGACGCAAGCTGACGGAGCAGATGAAGGCGGCGAGGCCGCCGTCCCTATAG
- the sdaAB gene encoding L-serine ammonia-lyase, iron-sulfur-dependent subunit beta yields the protein MRFKDVFSIIGPVMVGPSSSHTAGAVRIGRAARQLLGTAPEQAVITLYGSFAETYAGHGTDLALIAGLLDFDTDDERIPEAFAEAERAGLQIQLRRGSGLKPHPNYVEIAVSGRGAAIEVGGASIGGGNIEIHAINGFDAGFTGYYPTLVISHDDEIGVLASITGTVSSAGMNISAMHVDRKARSGAAISVLECDRKPDPQLLAAIAGLPHVGLVSIIDLN from the coding sequence ATGCGCTTTAAAGACGTGTTCTCCATCATTGGACCTGTTATGGTCGGTCCCTCCAGCTCGCATACCGCCGGCGCGGTGCGCATCGGCCGTGCTGCCCGGCAGCTGCTTGGCACAGCGCCGGAGCAGGCCGTCATTACACTCTACGGTTCCTTCGCGGAGACGTATGCCGGCCATGGAACGGACCTGGCGCTTATCGCAGGCTTGCTTGATTTCGATACAGATGACGAACGGATTCCAGAAGCGTTCGCGGAAGCGGAGCGAGCGGGGCTGCAGATTCAGCTTCGGCGAGGCTCGGGCTTAAAGCCGCATCCCAACTATGTCGAAATTGCGGTAAGCGGCAGGGGAGCAGCCATCGAAGTGGGCGGCGCTTCAATCGGCGGCGGCAACATCGAGATCCATGCCATCAACGGCTTTGATGCAGGCTTTACGGGCTATTATCCGACGCTTGTCATTTCGCATGACGATGAGATTGGCGTGCTTGCATCCATAACGGGAACGGTAAGCAGCGCCGGAATGAATATCAGCGCGATGCATGTCGACCGCAAAGCGAGAAGCGGGGCGGCGATATCTGTCTTGGAATGCGACCGGAAACCGGACCCGCAATTGCTCGCCGCGATTGCCGGCCTGCCTCATGTCGGCTTGGTGTCCATAATCGATTTGAACTAG
- the gcvH gene encoding glycine cleavage system protein GcvH, which produces MSEVKAGLGYSEEHEWAAAGGGSLVRIGITDFAQNLLGDIVFVEFPEAGAALEANQPMGTIESVKTVSDLFSPLTGKVTQVNEALLDAPELVNSDPYGEGWIVEVEVDGDAAEAVKELLSAEQYEAFISAK; this is translated from the coding sequence ATGAGCGAAGTAAAAGCGGGATTAGGCTATTCGGAGGAGCATGAGTGGGCGGCGGCTGGCGGCGGCAGCCTGGTTAGAATCGGCATTACCGATTTTGCGCAAAACCTGCTTGGCGATATCGTGTTCGTGGAGTTTCCTGAAGCCGGCGCTGCGCTTGAAGCCAATCAGCCGATGGGCACCATCGAATCGGTCAAAACGGTATCCGACCTGTTCAGTCCCCTTACGGGCAAAGTAACCCAAGTGAACGAGGCGCTGCTGGACGCGCCGGAGCTCGTGAACTCGGATCCGTACGGAGAAGGCTGGATTGTCGAAGTCGAAGTGGACGGAGATGCCGCGGAAGCCGTGAAGGAGCTGCTCAGCGCCGAGCAGTACGAGGCTTTCATTTCAGCGAAGTAA